A part of Acetobacteroides hydrogenigenes genomic DNA contains:
- a CDS encoding transposase, which produces MSANSRTNRVEVSFYSDEFKRMVVREHLEYGTPKDQLKAKYGIKGKSAILNWMRKFAYTNESPMSKQKPQHVTAAGSESEEIARLKAENERLLQALAHEQLHVQVLNTMIDIAERELKIPVRKKPGAKQ; this is translated from the coding sequence ATGTCAGCTAATAGTAGGACGAACCGGGTTGAAGTAAGCTTCTACTCGGACGAGTTTAAGCGGATGGTCGTTCGGGAGCATCTGGAGTACGGAACGCCGAAAGACCAGCTTAAGGCCAAGTACGGCATCAAGGGAAAGTCTGCCATATTAAATTGGATGCGTAAATTTGCGTACACCAACGAAAGTCCCATGAGCAAGCAAAAGCCGCAGCACGTCACCGCTGCCGGTTCGGAGTCGGAAGAGATCGCGCGCCTGAAGGCGGAGAACGAGCGCCTGCTTCAGGCGCTGGCGCACGAGCAGCTGCACGTACAGGTGCTGAACACGATGATCGACATCGCCGAGCGGGAGCTGAAGATTCCAGTGCGAAAAAAACCTGGAGCCAAACAGTAG
- a CDS encoding 3'-5' exonuclease, which produces MIRSFTAIDFETAQGKRWSICQVGLVCVQNGMVTNELSLLVKPPQNYFWGRFTDIHGISPEDTANAPTFDQIWHQIKPYIENQVVVAHNGFAFDFPVLRETLAYYDMPEPDYKKYCTYKIFRSNLAALCHSHNIPLNHHDALSDARACAKLFLLHLNR; this is translated from the coding sequence ATGATTCGCTCTTTTACAGCAATCGATTTTGAGACTGCACAAGGTAAGCGTTGGAGCATCTGCCAAGTTGGACTTGTTTGTGTTCAAAATGGTATGGTCACAAATGAATTATCCCTACTTGTTAAACCTCCCCAAAACTACTTTTGGGGTAGGTTTACCGATATTCATGGCATATCCCCCGAAGATACAGCCAACGCTCCAACCTTCGATCAAATATGGCATCAGATAAAACCATACATCGAAAATCAGGTGGTTGTGGCGCACAACGGTTTTGCTTTCGATTTTCCTGTTCTTCGCGAAACGTTGGCATACTACGATATGCCCGAACCCGACTACAAAAAGTACTGCACCTACAAAATTTTTCGTTCAAACCTCGCGGCTCTCTGTCATAGTCACAACATTCCGCTTAACCATCACGATGCTCTTTCCGATGCTCGCGCATGCGCAAAGCTGTTTTTACTTCATCTTAACAGATAG
- a CDS encoding IS3 family transposase: MADAAPTASIGELCGLFGVTRQAYYQRQRQVYREAAHQELLLALVAEIRADQPRIGGRKLLELVNPQLEPALQVGRDAFFDLLRREKLLVRRLRSHTCTTDSSHWLHKYPNLIRELEVARPHHLWVSDITYVRTGEGFAYLFLVTDAYSRKIVGWQLADSLEAVHALAALNMAIAQLPASVKEIIHHSDRGVQYCCKRYVKRLTRSGIRISMTENGDPYENAIAERVNGILKTEWLYSMSLPTLVAAKKAVARIVGVYNTKRPHLSLGMLTPEAAHQQAGLLERRWKSYYRKEKQEQKVDQTLQ, encoded by the coding sequence ATGGCCGACGCAGCGCCTACCGCCAGCATTGGCGAGCTCTGCGGGCTGTTTGGCGTTACCCGACAGGCCTACTACCAGCGGCAGCGGCAGGTGTACCGCGAGGCGGCTCACCAGGAGTTGCTGCTGGCGCTGGTGGCGGAGATCCGCGCGGATCAGCCGCGTATCGGCGGCCGAAAGCTGCTGGAGCTGGTCAACCCGCAGCTGGAGCCAGCGCTACAGGTGGGGCGTGACGCCTTCTTCGACCTGCTGCGCCGGGAGAAGCTGCTGGTGCGCAGGCTCAGGAGCCACACCTGCACCACGGATTCGAGCCACTGGCTGCACAAGTACCCCAACCTGATCCGGGAGCTGGAGGTAGCGCGGCCGCACCACCTGTGGGTGAGCGACATCACCTACGTCAGAACGGGTGAGGGCTTTGCCTACCTGTTCCTGGTTACCGATGCCTACTCCCGCAAGATCGTGGGCTGGCAGCTGGCCGACAGCCTGGAGGCCGTTCACGCGCTGGCGGCGCTCAACATGGCCATCGCCCAGCTGCCGGCCAGCGTGAAGGAGATCATCCACCACTCGGACAGGGGTGTGCAGTACTGCTGCAAGCGGTACGTCAAGCGCCTAACCCGGAGCGGTATTCGTATCAGCATGACGGAGAATGGCGATCCCTACGAGAACGCCATCGCCGAGCGGGTGAATGGCATCCTGAAGACGGAGTGGCTCTACTCGATGTCCCTCCCAACGCTGGTCGCAGCGAAGAAGGCGGTTGCCCGGATTGTTGGCGTGTACAACACCAAGCGACCGCACCTGAGCTTGGGCATGCTAACGCCTGAGGCCGCTCACCAGCAGGCTGGCCTGCTAGAGCGACGCTGGAAGAGCTACTACCGCAAGGAGAAGCAGGAGCAGAAGGTTGATCAAACCCTGCAATGA
- a CDS encoding helix-turn-helix transcriptional regulator — translation MAREDSIGRIYLIVKRLRSNYASFEEIRDYLGSVACYESSDYHISLRTFQRDCKLISKVYKIEIEYDPHVKGYRIISDNDSVLNQRMLEAYDIFNALNLAEQLSNHIHFEDRRPQGTENLYGILHAITNAKLIKFGYQKFWDDSPTNRCVEPYALKEFKNRWYILAKDRGDNRIKSFALDRLTDFEVANEEFSYPSNFNINQHYQSCFGIISPDGHQPEEVILSFDAHQGKYIKTLPLHHSQEVLVDNEEELVIKLQIYITFDFKMEILSYGDNVRVVKPQSFIDDIKQTYRNALKQYKTES, via the coding sequence ATGGCACGAGAAGATTCAATTGGCCGTATATACCTTATCGTAAAAAGGCTCCGTTCCAATTATGCCTCATTCGAAGAAATCCGCGATTATTTGGGAAGTGTAGCCTGCTACGAGTCCTCCGATTATCACATATCCCTTCGCACTTTTCAGCGCGACTGTAAGCTTATCAGTAAGGTTTACAAGATAGAAATCGAGTATGATCCGCATGTCAAAGGTTATCGCATAATCAGCGACAACGATTCTGTTCTTAACCAAAGGATGCTCGAAGCCTACGATATCTTCAACGCTCTTAACCTAGCCGAACAGTTGTCCAACCATATCCATTTCGAGGATAGAAGGCCACAGGGCACCGAAAACCTTTACGGTATTCTTCATGCAATAACCAACGCTAAGTTGATTAAGTTTGGCTATCAGAAGTTTTGGGATGATTCGCCTACAAATCGCTGCGTAGAACCCTACGCGCTTAAGGAGTTTAAAAACCGATGGTACATCCTTGCCAAGGACAGGGGCGATAATCGTATTAAAAGCTTTGCCCTCGATAGGCTCACCGATTTCGAAGTTGCTAACGAAGAATTCTCCTATCCATCCAATTTTAATATCAATCAGCACTACCAAAGTTGTTTTGGCATTATTAGCCCAGATGGGCATCAGCCCGAAGAGGTCATCCTTTCCTTCGATGCCCATCAGGGCAAGTACATTAAAACTCTTCCGCTGCATCACTCTCAAGAGGTGCTTGTAGATAACGAAGAGGAGCTGGTTATAAAGCTGCAGATCTACATCACCTTCGACTTCAAGATGGAAATACTCTCGTATGGCGACAATGTAAGGGTGGTTAAACCTCAAAGTTTTATTGATGATATTAAGCAAACATACAGGAACGCTCTTAAGCAGTACAAAACCGAATCCTAA